In the genome of Capra hircus breed San Clemente chromosome 5, ASM170441v1, whole genome shotgun sequence, one region contains:
- the LOC102175650 gene encoding LOW QUALITY PROTEIN: olfactory receptor 8S1-like (The sequence of the model RefSeq protein was modified relative to this genomic sequence to represent the inferred CDS: deleted 1 base in 1 codon) → MKNISIITEFVLLGLPSDPQIQTVLFVLFLGIYLLTLVGNTVMILIIKADARLHTPMYFFLGHLSFLDLSFSSVTVPKMLRNFLSQKKSISVWGCITQSFFFTLSGGTEACLLSAMAYDRYAAICHPPLYTVVINRPLCTGIVSIAWAVGFSISLMNSLFVHKLHFCASNIIRHFSCELPPLFPLSCTDPPANKILLAVSCTSLGLLTLPPILFSYSRIISAILSICSSEGQGKAFSTCSSHLTVVLLFYGTVLFRYISPDSGSVLERVVSIQYSVITSLLNPLIYSLKNQEVKSSTATAEATEVCQQVRESCVFLLRKEKMYL, encoded by the exons ATGAAAAATATCAGTATTATTACTGAGTTTGTCCTTCTGGGATTGCCCAGTGACCCCCAGATCCAGACAGTGCTCTTTGTGCTGTTCCTGGGGATTTACCTGCTGACATTAGTGGGGAACACAGTGATGATCCTGATCATCAAGGCTGATGCTCGGCTCCACACacccatgtatttcttcctcGGACACCTGTCTTTCCTGGATCTCAGCTTCTCCTCA GTCACTGTGCCCAAAATGCTACGGAACTTCTTGTCTCAGAAGAAAAGCATCTCAGTGTGGGGCTGCATCACTCAGagtttctttttcactctctcaggGGGGACAGAAGCCTGTCTTCTCTCCGCCATGGCCTACGACCGCTATGCTGCTATATGCCACCCTCCGCTCTACACTGTGGTCATAAACAGACCTCTCTGCACTGGGATTGTGAGCATAGCTTGGGCAGtgggattttctatttctttaatgaatAGCCTCTTTGTTCACAAGTTACATTTCTGTGCTTCCAACATCATCCGCCACTTCAGTTGTGAGCTACCTCCACTCTTCCCTCTGTCTTGTACTGACCCCCCTGCCAACAAGATTCTTCTAGCTGTGTCATGTACATCTTTAGGGCTGCTGACACTTCCCCCAATCCTCTTTTCTTACTCAAGAATCATTTCTGCCATACTGAGTATCTGCTCCTCTGAGGGCCAAGGcaaggccttctccacctgttCCTCCCACCTCACTGTGGTGCTCCTGTTCTATGGGACAGTTCTGTTCAGGTACATCAGCCCCGACTCAGGCTCAGTGTTGGAGCGAGTGGTCTCCATTCAGTACAGTGTGATCACTTCCTTGCTGAACCCCCTTATCTACAGCCTCAAGAACCAGGAGGTAAAAAGCTCTACAGCGACTGCTGAGGCAACAGAAGTGTGCCAGCAGGTAAGAGAAAGCTGTGTGTTTCTGCTCAGGAAAGAGAAAATGTATCTCTAA